A genomic window from Qipengyuania oceanensis includes:
- a CDS encoding GlsB/YeaQ/YmgE family stress response membrane protein: protein MGFVILVVVGCILGWLASIITRSEDRQGILMNVVVGIAGAMLAGILVNRGSILIGISATALLAAFAAALVSLAIANVVRARVTS from the coding sequence ATGGGTTTCGTAATTCTGGTGGTCGTTGGCTGCATCCTGGGATGGCTCGCGTCGATCATCACCCGATCCGAAGATCGCCAGGGCATCCTGATGAACGTCGTCGTCGGAATCGCGGGCGCGATGCTTGCCGGTATTCTGGTCAATCGAGGATCGATTCTCATCGGAATCAGCGCTACGGCGCTACTAGCGGCCTTCGCGGCCGCTCTTGTAAGTCTGGCGATAGCCAATGTGGTGCGCGCGCGCGTCACCTCCTGA
- a CDS encoding undecaprenyl-diphosphate phosphatase gives MNETLTAIVLGIVEGLTEFVPVSSTGHLILASELFGYDAAEWAMFNVVIQLGAILAVVYQYWGTFWNAGMGVLRLESEGLRFARNIIVAFIPSAILGLAFKDYIDIMLGSPSIVAWALILGGIAILGIEKVANPKGEETVADLPLRQVIGVGFAQCLAMVPGVSRSGATIMGALAMGVNRKTAAEFSFFLAVPTMIGASTLELWQKGGDLMAGTARVGWGEIAIGFVVSFVVALVVIRAFVAYVSRHGFAPFAWYRIVVGAAAVAWLALR, from the coding sequence ATCGTCGAGGGCCTGACAGAATTCGTGCCGGTTTCCTCGACCGGCCACCTGATACTCGCCTCCGAACTGTTCGGTTACGACGCGGCCGAATGGGCGATGTTCAACGTCGTCATCCAGCTCGGCGCGATCCTCGCCGTGGTCTACCAGTACTGGGGGACTTTCTGGAATGCGGGGATGGGCGTTCTCCGGCTCGAGAGCGAAGGGCTGCGCTTCGCCCGCAACATCATCGTTGCTTTCATTCCTTCGGCGATCCTGGGCCTGGCGTTCAAGGATTACATCGACATCATGCTCGGCAGCCCGTCGATCGTCGCCTGGGCCCTGATCCTGGGCGGCATCGCCATTCTCGGGATCGAGAAGGTCGCAAATCCGAAGGGGGAAGAGACGGTCGCCGACCTGCCCTTGCGGCAGGTGATCGGGGTCGGTTTCGCGCAGTGCCTCGCCATGGTGCCGGGCGTCAGCCGCTCGGGCGCGACCATCATGGGTGCGCTTGCGATGGGCGTGAACCGCAAGACCGCGGCGGAGTTCTCCTTCTTCCTGGCCGTCCCAACCATGATCGGCGCCTCCACGCTGGAACTGTGGCAGAAGGGCGGAGATCTGATGGCCGGCACGGCGCGCGTCGGCTGGGGCGAGATCGCGATCGGTTTCGTCGTCAGCTTCGTGGTCGCGCTGGTCGTTATCCGTGCCTTCGTCGCCTACGTCAGCCGCCATGGCTTCGCGCCGTTCGCATGGTATCGCATCGTCGTCGGAGCGGCAGCGGTGGCGTGGTTGGCCCTGCGCTGA